From one Nitrospinota bacterium genomic stretch:
- a CDS encoding MoaD/ThiS family protein, protein MATVKVRIPTPLQKLTGGTGEVSADGGDIKEIFVNLESKYPGFKERLYDESGNLRRFINIYVNDEDIRFLNGETTELKDGDDISVIPAIAGGN, encoded by the coding sequence ATGGCCACTGTTAAAGTGAGAATCCCGACACCGTTGCAGAAGCTTACCGGAGGGACCGGAGAGGTTTCCGCCGATGGCGGGGACATCAAGGAAATTTTCGTGAACTTAGAGTCGAAATATCCCGGCTTTAAGGAAAGGTTATATGACGAATCCGGGAATCTCCGGAGGTTTATCAATATATATGTCAACGACGAGGACATCCGCTTTCTGAACGGAGAGACCACGGAGTTGAAAGATGGAGACGACATTTCGGTGATCCCAGCGATAGCCGGAGGAAACTAA